The Arthrobacter burdickii genomic interval GTGGCGGCCAGGCCGATGAAGACCGTCATGAACGCCAGGAGGAAACCTCCGCCGGACCAGGTATTGGTCGAAGGGCTGTCGAACGCTGACGCGACAACCGTCATGACCGGCGCGAGCAGGATCTGCCATGGTCCGGGTGCCGTCCCCCGGAGGGCCCGTGCGCCGCCCCACACGCATGCGGAGCCTGCCACCAGCAGGGCGTTGCCGACCGGGTTCGCCCAGACCTGATGGGGGGTGCCGTCGAACAGATAGAGACCGGTCCCGGTGAGGAAGCAGGCGATTGCCGCGCACCACCACCTGCTGTAGGTCGAGTGGCTGCGACGTACGCCGACCCCGTAGAACAGGACCAGCAGGGTCAGTGCGATCACCCCGAACGCAACCTGTAGCGTCACAACATCCAGCCTCATGCAGCTCCTACCATCGCACTTCCTCCCCGTTGAAGACCAGGTTCACCCCGCCTCATCGTCCCGAGCGAAGTCGCGTGCGGTACCTGCGCATTCTTCCACGGGCAGCAGGATGCGCCGTGGCCCTTGCGGGAGTCCGCATTCCGTGATGCAGGGAACGGTGTGCGCTGGGCGCCGCTGCGCCATCGCCGGCGTGTAGCCGATGGCTGTGCCCGATGCCGGCAGCACCTGCCATCACGCGAAATCCTGCACTTTCCGCCAGCCCGGGTCGAGCGTGTGCCTCGCGGTGACGGAACGGCGGCCGCGAGCTGCGGTGTCGAAGACGTCCCGCCCGTTCTGGTCCTCCGAATCGGAGTAGAAGTGGAACGTCCGGGCACCCTTCGAGGTCTCGGCGGCCACGAGCATGCCGCGTTGCCCGAGGGCCTGTACCAGCCCATCCTCGAGATCGTCCAGCTCCGCTAGGACCGCAGGCCGCGGCAGTCCCCGCTCATCGGCGTCGAACGCGACGCGCAGTCCCGAGTGCAGGTCGAAGTTCGGATGGTCGATCCAGCGCAGCGGCCGCAGCACACGCACCAGGATGGGATGGCCCGAGCCCAGCTTCCCCTCCATCAGGAGCCACCCCGGCTCGGGTGCGGTACGGGCGAGCTCGGCCACCCGGGCGGGCAGGTCGGCCGCCGGAATGCTGTCCACCACGTCGTGGACGATGCAGTCCACGCGGCGGACCCAGCGTTCGACGTCATCCTCTCCCAGGAGCCATTCGAGCATCAGAACGCAGAGGCCGTGCTCGTCGTCCCACTGGCCCGTGAAACCGGGGTTGTGGACGGACACGATGAAACCGTCGCCGGCCCGGGTCAGGGACGTGTGGATCCGGGTGCGGCGCAAGTCGAACGACCTGCCGCGGTAGGTGATGGTGGACTCGAGCATGTCCGGTTTGGCGCTGCGGGCGGGAACGAACTCCCACCGCCTGCTCGCGGGGGGCGATGCCCGGTACCAGCGCTCAGCCACAGGGCGCAGCGACGGATTCCCGCCGCTCGAGACGCAGAGGGTGTGCTCCGCCTCGGTGCCCGTCCGCGTCTCCCATTCGAGGCCGCGGGCGATCGCCTTGACCCGGGTGGTCATCACATCGACGTACGCGTCGAAGTCGCCGGCACGCGTCGCGGTAGTCAGCAGGTCCTCGCCGTCGTCGGCCCACCACTGCCAGAAGTCCGCAATGGGGTCCCTGCCGATTCCCCTGCCGATGCGCCGGCCCGCGGCGGCCCGGCGCCTGAAAATACCCATGGTCCTGCGTTCTCCTGGTGCTCGCATCCCGGATCGCCCGGTCGCTCCGACTCCAGTGAATCTACTCCGACGGAGCCGGGATGAGCGACCGCCGACGGGCGAGGGGAGTGCCGTCGATCGGTCCGACGGGCGGGGGGAGTGCCGTCAGGCGGTCCGGCGGGCGGGAGGGGCGCTGCCGGGCGCACCACGCAACCCGATGACGGCGAGGAGGCCTGCCGCCAGGGCCAGTGTGCCGCTGAACGCGGCAACCCCCGGCCAGCCGGACTGGCCGAAGAACAGGCCGCCCAGCCAGCCGAGGAGGCTCGACCCGGCGTAGTACGCGAAGTTGTAGAGCCCGGACGCCTGGGCACGTCCGGTGCTCGCAAGGACGGGTGTCCAGCCGGAGGAGACGGAATGGGCGGCGAAGAAGCCGCCCGTGAAGATCACGAGGCCGAGGACCACCAGGGGGATGGACCCCGCGAGTGTTATCGCGAGCCCGGCCAGGATCACGGGAACCGCCGCGAGGAGGACGGGAAGGCGTCCGAACCGGACGCTCAGGCCTCCGGCCAGCCGCGAGGTCACCGTGCCCGAGAGGTAGGCGAGGAACAGCAGGCTCACCAGGGATGCAGGCAGCAGGAACGGCGGTGCCTCGAGGTGGAATCCGAGGTAGTTGTAGACCGCGACGAATCCGCCCATGAGGAGGAACCCCTGCGCGTAGACGGCCAGGAGCCGGGGGGAGCGCAGGTTGGTGGCGACACGTCGGACGAGTGACGGGCCCTGCCCCCGGACGACGGGGTGGAAACCGCGCGGCCGGGGAGCGAGCAGGACGAAGGCGACGGCGGCGCCTCCCGCCATGATGCTGACGCTCAGCACGCCTGCCCGCCACCCGAACGCATCCCCGACGGGCCCGGCCACGAGTCGTCCTGCCAGTCCGCCCAGCGTCGTGCCGGCGATGTAGGTGCCCGCGGCCACAGCGGCATGGAGCTTCTGTACTTCCTCGTGCAGGTACACGAGCGCGGTGGCGGGGACACCGCCGAGCGCCACGCCCTCGAGGAAGCGGAGGGCGATCAGCAGGCCGAAGGTGGGTGCCAGGGCGGCGAGGAAACCGAGGACGACGGCGGCGCCGATGGCCCAGGTCATCGTCCGCCTGCGCCCCGCACGGTCCGCGACGGCGGACCAGGGAAGAACGGCGAGCGCCAGGCCCAGTGTCGCCGCGGAGACCGAGAGCGCCGCCTCCGCGGGCGAGACCCTGAATTCGGACGCAAGCCCGGTCAGTACTCCCTGCAGGGAGTACAACTGCGCGAAGGTCGCCAGCCCGGCAAACAGCAGGGCGAGCAGGATCCGCCGGTAGGCGGGCGAATTCTTCGGGTGGCCCGACCAGGGGGCGTCCGTCATCGGCTTTCCCCACGGCCGGACGCCGTGCGGCTGCACCATCCCATGCCGCCCGCTCAGCGGCGGCGGTAGGTGAGGTCGAAGACCATCCGCCCGGCCTTGATCGCCTTGTTCTCGAAACTCGTGAGTGTGCGGCCCTCGAAGCGGGGGGCCCACCCACCGAGCTCGTCGACCCCCTCGTTGACGCCTGTGTTGCCGGTGCTCACCGGATCGCGGCCCTCCCGCACCGGGGCGCCGCCCACCACGGACTCCACCCCGCTCTCCCACACCTGGGTGAGGGGACTGTCGGCACCGGAGCGCTCGCCGTCGTGCAGGTTCTCGAACTGCCCGCTCGCGTCCAAGACGGCACGCATCTGCACCGCGTAGCTGGACCAGTCCGTGGCGAGGCGGAAGATGCCGCCGGGTTCGATGACCCGGGCCGCGAGGTCCACGTAGTCGTCCTTGACGAGCCTGCGCTTGTGGTGGCGTGCCTTGTGCCAGGGATCGGGGAAGAACGTCCAGAGCTCGGCGACGGACGACGCTGGGATCATGCCCGCAAAGGCCTCCGCGGCGTTCACCTGGGCGGTCCGCACGTTGGTCAGGTCCTTCTGGCTGATGCGCAGCATGGTCTGGGCGAGACCCGGACGGTAGACCTCCAGGGCGAGGTAGTCGCGGTCCGGATCGAGTTCGGCCGCATGTGTGATGGCCTCGCCCAGCCCTGAACCGACCTCGACGACCAGGGGCGCGGACCGCCCGAACGTCGCTTCGACGTCGAGCACGAAGCCGGGGGCCACCGAGGTGTCGGCGTTCTCCACCCGCGGCACGTCGATCAGGAAGGCTTCCGCGAGTTCGTCCCAGGCCTCACGGCGCCTGCCCTGGAGGCGCGAACCCCGCCGGACGAAGGAAACCGGCTGGGTGCGGTGCGGCTGGTCGGGGGTCTGTGCTTGTGGCTCCATCACCCCCAAGGCTACCGGCAGGGCGGGGGAGCCGACGCTCCAGCGGGGGCTCGACGGGCTTCCCGGAGTCCGTGCGTCAGGGCGTGTCGGAGCCGGAATCCGCGAAGTGCCCTCGATCTGCGGTGCTGAGGTGCCGGCGCAGCTCGGCGCACAATTCCTCGAGGGCTTGCGGGGCACTCCGGCAGATGCGCGGGAACGCGAGGAAGCCGTGCGGCATCCCGACATACGTGGTGACACGCACCTGGACGCCGGCCTCCGTGAGCGCGGCAGCATAGCGCAGTCCGTCGTCCCGGATCGGGTCGTGCTCGGCGACCTGGACCAACGCCGCCGGCAGGCCGCTGAATTCATCTGCGAACAGGGGCGAGGCGTAGGGGTTGGAGTGGTCCTGCGGGTCCGGCGCGTAGAGGTCCCGGAATGCGGTGATGTCCCGTTTGGTCAGGATCGGCGCGGTCGCATTCTCCTCGATCGACCTGCTGCCGAGGGTCAGGTCCGTCGCAGGATAGATCAGGCCCTGGAAGGTGATCGCCGGACCTGAACGGTCCCGCGCCATCAGCGTGACCACCGCTGCCAGGTTTCCCCCGGCACTGTCTCCGACGACTGCGACCCTGGTCGCGTCCGCTTCCCACTCCGCGGCACGGTCGACGATCTCGAGGAAGGCGGCATAGCAGTCCTCCGCGGCGGCGGGCCACCGGTGCGTAGGTGCGAGGCGATAGTCGAGGGACACGACGACGGCCTGTGCCTGCTGGGCCATGCTGCTCGCCAGCCAGTCATAGGTGTCGAGCGTGCCGGTCGCCCAGCCACCGCCGTGCATGAGGATGACGAGCGGCAAGGGCCGGGCGAGGCCCGCCGGGCGGTACACCCGTACGGGGATCCTCCCGGCCGCCCCAGCAGCAGTGTCCTCACGAACGGTCACGCCGGGCGCAAGACCTCCCAGGAGCCAGTCGATCAGGGGGTTGTGGCCGATGGACCGCTGCTGGCCGGCGATGATCCGCTCATCACTGCTGCCGGCGGGGGACAGCCCGGCGATCGCCTTGCCGATCAGCCTCGTCCGTAGATCGAGCTTCGCCATGCCACTCGCTTCCTTGTCGCGGAACGCACTGATGCCTCGCGCAGGACGGCCCGTTCGTGTTCTGGCTGCCTGCCCGGACAGTGTCGAATGTAGCGTCCGGCGGGAGGGTCCGCCATCAGGGCCCTGAAGCGGTTAGAAGCCCCTACGCGTCGATCACCAGATCGGTCTGCGCGGTCGAGCAGCAGGGCAGGAACTTGCCTGCATCGATTTCCCGTGCCCGGATTCCGCCCTGGTGGTTCATCTCGACCTCCCCGGAAAGCTTGACGATCTTGCAGGAGCCGCACATGCCTTCCTTGCAGTTCGCGCCGATTCGAACGCCCGCACGCTGGGCCACCCCGAGGATGTGTTCCGTGGGGTCGATGCGCACGTTGATGCCGGTGCGCAGAAAGGACAGGGTGAGGTCTCCAGTTCCGACCGTGTCGAAGCTCGAGACATCGGGGGAGCCGCCCTC includes:
- a CDS encoding DUF695 domain-containing protein, which gives rise to MGIFRRRAAAGRRIGRGIGRDPIADFWQWWADDGEDLLTTATRAGDFDAYVDVMTTRVKAIARGLEWETRTGTEAEHTLCVSSGGNPSLRPVAERWYRASPPASRRWEFVPARSAKPDMLESTITYRGRSFDLRRTRIHTSLTRAGDGFIVSVHNPGFTGQWDDEHGLCVLMLEWLLGEDDVERWVRRVDCIVHDVVDSIPAADLPARVAELARTAPEPGWLLMEGKLGSGHPILVRVLRPLRWIDHPNFDLHSGLRVAFDADERGLPRPAVLAELDDLEDGLVQALGQRGMLVAAETSKGARTFHFYSDSEDQNGRDVFDTAARGRRSVTARHTLDPGWRKVQDFA
- a CDS encoding MFS transporter encodes the protein MTDAPWSGHPKNSPAYRRILLALLFAGLATFAQLYSLQGVLTGLASEFRVSPAEAALSVSAATLGLALAVLPWSAVADRAGRRRTMTWAIGAAVVLGFLAALAPTFGLLIALRFLEGVALGGVPATALVYLHEEVQKLHAAVAAGTYIAGTTLGGLAGRLVAGPVGDAFGWRAGVLSVSIMAGGAAVAFVLLAPRPRGFHPVVRGQGPSLVRRVATNLRSPRLLAVYAQGFLLMGGFVAVYNYLGFHLEAPPFLLPASLVSLLFLAYLSGTVTSRLAGGLSVRFGRLPVLLAAVPVILAGLAITLAGSIPLVVLGLVIFTGGFFAAHSVSSGWTPVLASTGRAQASGLYNFAYYAGSSLLGWLGGLFFGQSGWPGVAAFSGTLALAAGLLAVIGLRGAPGSAPPARRTA
- the trmB gene encoding tRNA (guanosine(46)-N7)-methyltransferase TrmB, encoding MEPQAQTPDQPHRTQPVSFVRRGSRLQGRRREAWDELAEAFLIDVPRVENADTSVAPGFVLDVEATFGRSAPLVVEVGSGLGEAITHAAELDPDRDYLALEVYRPGLAQTMLRISQKDLTNVRTAQVNAAEAFAGMIPASSVAELWTFFPDPWHKARHHKRRLVKDDYVDLAARVIEPGGIFRLATDWSSYAVQMRAVLDASGQFENLHDGERSGADSPLTQVWESGVESVVGGAPVREGRDPVSTGNTGVNEGVDELGGWAPRFEGRTLTSFENKAIKAGRMVFDLTYRRR
- a CDS encoding alpha/beta hydrolase, whose amino-acid sequence is MAKLDLRTRLIGKAIAGLSPAGSSDERIIAGQQRSIGHNPLIDWLLGGLAPGVTVREDTAAGAAGRIPVRVYRPAGLARPLPLVILMHGGGWATGTLDTYDWLASSMAQQAQAVVVSLDYRLAPTHRWPAAAEDCYAAFLEIVDRAAEWEADATRVAVVGDSAGGNLAAVVTLMARDRSGPAITFQGLIYPATDLTLGSRSIEENATAPILTKRDITAFRDLYAPDPQDHSNPYASPLFADEFSGLPAALVQVAEHDPIRDDGLRYAAALTEAGVQVRVTTYVGMPHGFLAFPRICRSAPQALEELCAELRRHLSTADRGHFADSGSDTP